The following proteins are encoded in a genomic region of Flammeovirga pectinis:
- a CDS encoding glutathione peroxidase, with amino-acid sequence MKHFLLYTFVTITIALLSCTKVHKTSPQKDATTVDDDLRKRESTFYGFKMKKLDGSVLDFQTLKGKKIFIVNTASKCGFTPQYEQLEQLHKKYGEELVILGFPCNQFGKQEPGSSEEIASFCKLNYGVTFTMMEKVNVKKGDDQSPLYRWLTDPSENGWNDEAPSWNFCKYYINAKGELKDFFNSNIKPLDEEVIKVISK; translated from the coding sequence ATGAAGCATTTTTTATTATACACCTTTGTCACTATAACTATCGCATTATTGTCTTGTACAAAAGTGCACAAAACAAGCCCCCAGAAAGATGCTACAACTGTTGATGACGATTTAAGAAAAAGAGAATCGACATTCTACGGTTTTAAGATGAAAAAACTGGATGGTTCAGTATTAGATTTCCAAACCTTAAAAGGTAAAAAAATATTTATTGTTAACACAGCATCAAAATGTGGTTTTACTCCTCAATATGAGCAGTTGGAACAACTACATAAAAAATATGGTGAGGAGTTAGTAATTTTAGGCTTTCCATGTAACCAATTTGGAAAACAAGAGCCAGGTTCTAGCGAAGAAATTGCATCATTTTGTAAACTTAACTACGGAGTTACTTTTACAATGATGGAAAAAGTAAATGTAAAGAAAGGTGATGACCAATCTCCTCTTTATAGATGGCTTACAGACCCTTCTGAAAATGGCTGGAATGATGAAGCTCCATCTTGGAACTTCTGTAAATATTACATCAATGCTAAAGGAGAGTTAAAAGATTTCTTTAACAGTAATATTAAACCACTTGATGAAGAAGTGATTAAAGTTATATCTAAATAA
- a CDS encoding M28 family peptidase, which translates to MIVYTLTILLFILFIIIGTAIYSVYLPVSSNFEKSIADTIPANAQELEKHVRALCSTTGFRNYTNKLAQAEAVDYIKSSFEKFGYKTHIQEFLASGEPYKNIIAFYGDPKKDRIVVGAHYDAFGEQHGADDNASGIAGVLEIARLLNLLQPKLNYCIELVAYANEERPFFTTKDMGSYVHAKTNIDNNVHTTLMVCLEMIGYFDEKEGTQDYPVKALNNLYPKSADFIALVGNLKNHSAVMKFKIDMKKSADIGTYSINAPSSIKGLANSDHRNYWQFGQNAIMVTDTSYFRNPNYHQLSDSPESLDYKKMEEVIRGTYYAITQY; encoded by the coding sequence ATGATAGTTTACACACTAACCATACTTTTATTTATTCTCTTTATTATAATTGGCACCGCCATTTATTCGGTTTACCTCCCTGTTTCTTCAAATTTCGAGAAAAGTATAGCAGATACTATACCTGCGAATGCACAAGAACTAGAAAAGCACGTTAGAGCACTTTGTTCTACGACAGGTTTTAGGAATTACACCAACAAATTAGCTCAAGCAGAGGCTGTTGATTATATAAAAAGTAGTTTCGAAAAATTTGGTTATAAAACGCACATTCAAGAGTTTTTAGCATCTGGTGAACCTTACAAAAATATTATCGCTTTTTATGGAGATCCTAAAAAAGATAGAATTGTAGTTGGAGCTCATTACGATGCTTTTGGCGAACAACACGGTGCTGACGACAATGCTAGTGGAATTGCTGGTGTTTTAGAAATTGCCCGTTTATTAAATTTATTGCAGCCAAAATTAAATTATTGCATTGAACTTGTAGCTTACGCCAACGAAGAACGCCCTTTTTTTACTACTAAAGATATGGGAAGTTACGTGCATGCTAAAACAAATATTGATAATAATGTACACACCACTCTAATGGTTTGTTTAGAGATGATTGGATATTTCGACGAAAAAGAGGGTACTCAAGATTACCCCGTCAAAGCACTTAATAATTTATACCCAAAATCTGCCGATTTTATTGCTTTAGTTGGTAATCTTAAAAACCATTCTGCTGTAATGAAATTTAAAATCGATATGAAAAAATCTGCTGATATAGGTACATATTCTATTAATGCTCCTTCTAGTATTAAAGGACTAGCAAACTCAGACCACAGAAACTATTGGCAATTTGGTCAGAATGCTATCATGGTAACTGACACTTCGTATTTTAGAAACCCTAATTATCATCAACTGTCTGATTCTCCTGAAAGTTTAGATTACAAAAAAATGGAAGAAGTAATTAGGGGAACTTACTATGCGATCACACAATATTAA
- a CDS encoding DUF885 domain-containing protein encodes MTINNTRLLLLSTLFSFTFLISCQKTIENKISKNDDLHLDVFFDSVFLSDLNKSPESLTYRGDKFQNDEWDDYSESAFYRTFRDKEHALNESKKFNSLSFSPSRALSLKLFQDELKLNLDGERYHMYEYTFNQMFGAQSESASFLIGFHQIDSKKDAEAYIERIKKIPELMQQKITKSEMASEVGFRLPKFLFPKVLGDCENLLKGKPLDKSSVDHPLVSDFNKKLSALKLPPNEEDQLKKDMYHAMVYYYGPTYRKLIHYLKKEEKLSNDEAGVWRLKDGDEYYAYCLKKITSTDLTASQIHDLGLKEVERIHNEMQIIKEKVGFEGDLQAFFEFMKSSPQFYYANTTTGKQEYLHKATAIIDTMRTRLDDLFITKPKAEIIVKRVEEFREATAGKAFYNKPAKDGSRPGYYYANLYDMEGMPKYEMEALAYHEGIPGHHMQLALTQELSDLPEFRKSGEYTAYIEGWGLYAEFIPKELGFYSDPYSDFGRLSMELWRSCRLVVDTGIHDRKWTREESITYYTSNTPAAYSQCEKMVDRHIVMPGQATAYKIGMDKILKLRDKSKNILGSQFDIRQFHEVVLSNGPIPLSTLEFLVENYIQKNNQML; translated from the coding sequence ATGACTATAAACAATACTCGACTATTACTACTATCGACTTTATTTTCTTTCACCTTTCTGATCTCTTGCCAAAAGACAATTGAAAATAAAATTTCTAAAAATGACGACCTACATCTAGATGTCTTTTTTGATAGTGTTTTTTTATCAGACTTAAATAAAAGTCCTGAATCTTTGACCTATAGAGGTGATAAATTTCAAAATGATGAATGGGATGATTACTCTGAAAGTGCATTTTATAGAACCTTTAGAGACAAAGAACATGCTTTAAATGAATCTAAAAAGTTCAATTCATTAAGTTTCTCACCTAGTAGAGCATTAAGTTTAAAATTATTTCAGGACGAATTAAAATTAAATCTTGATGGAGAACGCTACCACATGTACGAATATACATTTAATCAGATGTTTGGCGCCCAAAGCGAATCTGCCTCATTTCTTATCGGTTTTCATCAAATTGATTCTAAAAAGGATGCTGAAGCATATATAGAAAGAATAAAAAAGATACCTGAATTAATGCAACAAAAAATCACTAAATCTGAAATGGCTAGTGAAGTTGGATTTAGGCTACCAAAATTTTTATTTCCAAAGGTTTTAGGTGATTGTGAGAATTTGCTCAAAGGTAAACCTTTAGATAAATCATCAGTTGATCATCCTTTAGTAAGTGATTTCAATAAAAAGTTAAGTGCTTTAAAATTACCTCCAAACGAGGAAGATCAATTGAAAAAAGATATGTACCATGCCATGGTTTATTATTATGGTCCAACTTATAGAAAACTCATCCATTATCTTAAAAAAGAGGAAAAACTTTCGAATGATGAAGCTGGTGTATGGCGCCTGAAAGATGGTGATGAATATTACGCCTATTGCCTCAAAAAAATAACTTCTACAGATCTTACTGCAAGCCAAATTCATGATTTAGGTTTAAAAGAAGTAGAAAGAATACATAATGAAATGCAGATCATTAAAGAAAAGGTTGGCTTTGAAGGTGACTTACAAGCATTTTTTGAATTCATGAAGTCTTCTCCCCAATTCTATTACGCTAATACAACAACAGGTAAACAAGAATACTTACATAAAGCAACGGCTATTATTGATACGATGAGAACTCGTCTAGATGATCTTTTTATTACTAAGCCTAAAGCAGAAATTATTGTAAAAAGAGTTGAAGAATTTAGAGAAGCTACTGCAGGCAAAGCTTTTTATAACAAACCTGCTAAAGACGGCTCAAGACCTGGGTATTACTACGCAAATCTTTATGATATGGAAGGAATGCCTAAGTATGAAATGGAAGCATTGGCTTATCATGAAGGTATTCCGGGGCACCATATGCAATTGGCATTAACACAAGAATTATCAGACCTTCCTGAATTTCGAAAATCAGGAGAATATACTGCCTACATTGAAGGATGGGGTTTATACGCAGAATTCATTCCAAAAGAACTAGGTTTTTATAGTGATCCTTATTCAGATTTCGGGCGTTTATCTATGGAACTTTGGAGATCTTGCCGTTTGGTTGTTGATACAGGAATACATGATCGTAAGTGGACTAGAGAAGAAAGTATTACTTATTACACATCCAATACCCCTGCAGCCTACAGTCAGTGCGAAAAAATGGTTGACAGACACATTGTAATGCCAGGACAAGCAACGGCTTACAAAATTGGCATGGATAAAATCTTAAAACTTAGAGATAAATCAAAGAATATACTTGGAAGTCAGTTTGATATTAGGCAGTTCCATGAAGTAGTTTTAAGCAATGGTCCAATACCTTTATCAACATTAGAATTTCTTGTAGAGAATTATATCCAAAAGAATAATCAAATGCTATAA
- a CDS encoding STAS/SEC14 domain-containing protein has protein sequence MSYLIKYKSDFQVIEWNESTKIVKSSWNTPINLSEKLYREELNQYFKMIEELTPSLILVDAIKAYYNIHPDTQEWINQRNIEIHKKIHLRRMAWVVSSDLFSQVSFEQALDDVKSNNIFKLQYFDNVEEAENWLSKNLD, from the coding sequence ATGTCATACTTAATAAAATACAAAAGTGACTTTCAGGTCATAGAGTGGAACGAATCTACCAAGATTGTAAAATCTTCTTGGAATACTCCTATTAATCTATCTGAAAAGCTATACCGAGAAGAATTAAACCAATATTTTAAAATGATAGAAGAGCTTACTCCGAGTTTAATTCTTGTTGATGCCATAAAAGCATACTACAATATACACCCAGACACTCAGGAATGGATAAATCAACGTAATATAGAAATCCATAAGAAGATTCATTTACGAAGAATGGCATGGGTTGTATCTTCTGATTTATTTTCCCAAGTCTCATTTGAGCAAGCACTTGATGATGTAAAATCTAACAACATCTTTAAATTACAATATTTTGATAATGTTGAAGAAGCTGAAAATTGGCTCTCTAAAAACTTGGATTAA